The Paracholeplasma brassicae genome contains a region encoding:
- a CDS encoding ABC transporter substrate-binding protein, translating into MKKFWIVVVLASSIFLLTACGGKKDDSNTISFSWWGTSDRNVATYQAIELFEKKYPQYKVEGEEAPWSGYQQTLSNRLSRNREADVFQINYNWVYSMYGINQFLDINELGLDLSKYPEDEHTPITVDSKTLALSVSETGYVFYLNKDLYDKAGATIPKTWDQLIEAGKKIGAYNSNKYALGRLDAQQVAMLMFSYLSQVTGKNVINEANQLAFSEQELQMGFGFLNELRNNNVLIQSNATDTHNDGPSNPNWQLYENYGGIMTWNTSISEYENTLPGGSEKIVMAGMFQQNEGEQKGMYKKISMAYAVSPRVAATKEKTAAVKAFLEFMTTDPEAVRILGVDRGVSNNTETQQILLDTETTDFTKSLEWQGHNVVQNIFTDQIAKGVDLYIHPYYEHDTFRLIYEAPIERFLFGNATAQQAITDINRRFNTELSNVMNN; encoded by the coding sequence ATGAAGAAATTTTGGATTGTAGTAGTACTGGCTTCAAGTATCTTCTTGCTTACTGCCTGTGGTGGAAAGAAAGATGATTCAAACACGATTTCGTTCTCGTGGTGGGGGACTTCTGATCGAAACGTAGCAACCTATCAAGCCATCGAGCTGTTTGAAAAGAAATACCCTCAATATAAAGTCGAAGGGGAAGAAGCCCCTTGGAGTGGGTATCAACAAACCTTATCAAACCGATTATCAAGAAATCGTGAAGCCGATGTCTTTCAAATTAACTATAACTGGGTATATTCGATGTATGGGATTAATCAGTTCCTAGACATCAATGAATTAGGCCTTGATTTATCAAAATACCCAGAAGACGAACACACCCCAATCACCGTTGATTCAAAAACACTCGCCTTATCGGTCTCCGAAACAGGCTACGTCTTTTATTTAAATAAAGATTTGTATGATAAAGCTGGCGCAACCATTCCAAAAACCTGGGATCAATTGATTGAAGCGGGTAAAAAAATCGGTGCCTACAATTCAAACAAATACGCACTAGGGCGATTAGATGCGCAACAAGTTGCCATGTTGATGTTTAGCTACTTGTCACAAGTGACGGGTAAAAATGTGATCAATGAGGCAAATCAATTAGCTTTTAGTGAACAAGAATTACAAATGGGATTTGGATTTCTAAATGAGTTAAGAAACAACAACGTACTCATTCAATCGAATGCAACCGACACACACAACGATGGGCCATCTAATCCAAACTGGCAATTGTATGAAAATTATGGTGGGATTATGACTTGGAACACATCGATCTCAGAATACGAAAACACCTTACCTGGTGGCAGTGAAAAAATCGTAATGGCTGGTATGTTCCAACAAAATGAAGGCGAACAAAAAGGTATGTATAAAAAAATATCAATGGCCTATGCGGTAAGTCCTCGTGTTGCAGCCACCAAGGAAAAAACAGCTGCGGTTAAGGCTTTCTTAGAGTTCATGACAACCGATCCTGAGGCGGTTAGAATACTTGGTGTCGACCGCGGGGTTTCTAATAACACGGAAACACAACAAATTTTACTAGACACAGAAACCACAGATTTTACGAAATCGCTTGAATGGCAAGGGCATAACGTTGTACAAAATATATTTACCGATCAAATCGCAAAAGGCGTGGATTTATACATTCACCCATATTATGAACACGACACATTTAGACTAATTTATGAAGCACCAATTGAGCGTTTTTTATTTGGCAACGCAACCGCTCAGCAAGCCATTACGGACATCAATAGAAGGTTCAATACCGAGCTTTCTAATGTGATGAACAATTAA
- a CDS encoding carbohydrate ABC transporter permease: MVGEKKWVPYVLLLPWVIGFIVFKLYPFINSFYMSLFKRIRGMVEFVGFQNYIDLFDKDSTWGELFMNSIKVTGIYVFVTVPLILIVSLLVAYILSKKIKGVGLFRTAYYIPTVLGANIAVVILWRYIFEYNGLINQFLMIFGLKPISWLGTGWGAMTSIVALRVWQFGSTMLIFLNALKNVPESLYEAATIDGASKTSQFVRITLPMITPIILFNGVMRLVDSFQVFNGPQLITQGGPSDSTRVINMLIYQVAFSGSNDLYTGSAMSWILFVIIMIFTVGIFRSSKYWVYYQD, translated from the coding sequence ATGGTAGGTGAAAAAAAATGGGTACCCTATGTCTTATTGTTGCCATGGGTCATAGGATTTATCGTTTTTAAACTCTACCCATTCATCAATTCGTTTTACATGAGTTTATTTAAACGAATTCGCGGTATGGTTGAATTCGTTGGGTTTCAAAATTACATTGATTTGTTTGATAAAGACTCGACCTGGGGAGAACTCTTTATGAACAGTATCAAAGTGACCGGCATTTATGTCTTTGTCACCGTGCCATTAATTCTGATTGTATCGTTATTAGTGGCCTATATATTATCAAAAAAGATTAAAGGTGTCGGGTTATTTCGAACGGCATACTACATCCCGACGGTCTTAGGTGCAAATATCGCTGTGGTAATCTTGTGGCGGTATATCTTCGAATACAATGGATTAATTAATCAGTTTCTAATGATTTTTGGATTGAAACCAATTTCTTGGCTAGGGACCGGTTGGGGTGCAATGACCTCAATTGTTGCCTTAAGGGTTTGGCAATTTGGTTCAACCATGTTGATTTTTCTAAATGCGTTAAAGAATGTGCCTGAATCTTTATATGAAGCAGCAACGATCGATGGCGCATCCAAAACCAGTCAGTTCGTAAGAATTACCTTACCAATGATTACCCCAATTATTTTATTTAATGGGGTCATGCGACTGGTTGATAGTTTTCAGGTCTTCAATGGACCACAATTAATCACACAAGGTGGACCATCCGACTCCACACGTGTAATCAATATGTTAATTTACCAAGTCGCATTTAGTGGGTCTAATGATCTATACACAGGTAGTGCAATGTCCTGGATCTTGTTTGTCATCATCATGATCTTCACGGTTGGTATTTTTAGAAGCTCAAAATATTGGGTTTACTATCAGGATTAA
- a CDS encoding carbohydrate ABC transporter permease translates to MTTNKRIQLHKRKKRIKEIVKYTILVGVGFVMLYPLLWIVGASFNDGPMASFWFIPENFTLVGWQGVLKAPGWGSIEGYSMLRALWNTLQYTLPQTFFMTFTTLLTAFVMTRMTFKGKKIVFAIIIATILMPNTIFRIPMFAFWTTDFMLPFWDNELPFLSYLPLWAGALFAVNSFSVFMYIQFFRSIPKDLDEAAYMDGANTFQVLIYVLIPILKPIIMTVGLLLFISAFNDYQGPLIYRGATSTYPLSIVLSTLTVDSMTTYAHVYAKSIFGVLLLIIVFFSAQRYFVGNDSDSAIKG, encoded by the coding sequence ATGACAACAAATAAGAGAATCCAATTACACAAACGAAAAAAACGCATCAAAGAAATAGTCAAATACACCATTTTGGTGGGGGTCGGATTTGTGATGTTATACCCACTACTTTGGATTGTTGGTGCATCATTTAATGATGGACCAATGGCGAGTTTTTGGTTTATCCCAGAGAATTTTACGCTTGTGGGATGGCAAGGTGTTTTAAAGGCACCTGGTTGGGGATCGATTGAAGGGTATTCAATGCTTAGGGCATTGTGGAATACCTTACAATACACACTGCCTCAAACCTTCTTTATGACGTTTACGACACTACTAACGGCATTTGTGATGACAAGAATGACGTTTAAGGGTAAGAAGATTGTGTTTGCGATTATCATCGCAACCATTTTGATGCCAAATACGATATTTAGAATACCAATGTTCGCTTTTTGGACAACGGATTTCATGTTGCCATTTTGGGACAATGAGTTACCGTTTTTATCCTATCTGCCTTTATGGGCTGGGGCACTATTTGCGGTTAATTCATTTTCGGTATTCATGTACATACAGTTTTTTAGAAGCATTCCAAAAGATTTAGATGAAGCGGCTTATATGGATGGGGCAAACACATTTCAAGTCTTGATATACGTGTTGATTCCAATTCTAAAACCCATCATTATGACGGTTGGTTTACTTCTATTTATTTCAGCATTTAATGATTATCAAGGCCCGTTGATTTACCGTGGGGCAACCTCGACATACCCACTGTCAATTGTTTTATCCACGTTAACTGTGGATTCAATGACAACGTATGCGCATGTGTATGCTAAAAGTATTTTTGGGGTTTTATTATTGATTATCGTGTTCTTTTCAGCACAAAGATACTTTGTTGGTAATGACTCAGATTCAGCCATTAAAGGTTAG